A region of the Zea mays cultivar B73 unplaced genomic scaffold, Zm-B73-REFERENCE-NAM-5.0 scaffold_386, whole genome shotgun sequence genome:
AACAGTGGATTATAATTGTCACCCTCTTTAGTGAAGATGCGGTACTCTCGAGTGTGTAAGATAGGATGACATTTGTATTAATGTCTTTGGAGGATTAACAATAATACACCATCCTATAGAATATTCTTAGacaaacacacctatatgagatgAATGTTGGTCGTGACCTATGAGACATGAGAACTCTTTAAGACGCTTGTGAATGAGTCGTGGTAGTATGACTTATACGCCCTATATGATGAGGTAGCCTAATGGACATCAAGTACGAGTCAGACTCTTGAATGAAATCAGTTCGGACAAAAACTTTTCATCCAAGGCCTAACCCATTGAGCAGTTGTGAGCTAGCGTAGTTACTGGGTCAAGGTAGATGTTTAATGTAACAATCTCGGTCATAAAACTGACATATCAAACAGTATTTGAGAATATTTTGGGAGTCGGTTAAGTGTTGTCCTTGAGATTTTTTGGGGACAAGTTGGAACTATATGGGATTTGGCCCCCATGTCCCTTCCAATAATGTATAGAATAAATCTTAAAGGCTTGCTCATACATGAGTCGGTGGTGGAAAGGTTGGTATCATATTAGAATTCGAGGGATTGCCCCAGAACCTACTCTCCCATATAATAGAgggtatttttcttgaaaagtgcAAGAAACAACCAATCCATTACCCTATACAGGGTTTAAGGCGAGAGAGTCCTTTATGCCGCGCGGACCTCGGACACCTTCATCCCTGACGTTGGGAGGGAACTGAAACCTCGCTCTGCTAAAGAACATATGCGGATTGAAGAGAACTGGGTTTCTTGGACATCGTTTGCGCGAATGCTTGCTGATCTGATCTATAACAACTAACAATTAATGGACTCCATCGATCTCTCCATCAATCATGTTAGAGGAaagtcatgggtgaaacccttaCCATTGTTTATTGGACAAATGCTTTATGAATTAATTTAGTCTTTATCATGCACGATTATCTAAAGTAATGCTCCAAGTGGGAGGAAGCTCACAAATCAGAATGGACAGTTGCTGCCTGGTGCCATGCTTAAGTTCGATACGGTTGGTGGAGTAGCCGTAGCAACTCTTGAAGATTGATGAAGAATCGTTACCGGCACCAACCTAGAGCAGCGGAAGTACTACCAGATTACCAACCAGCGGCATCTTTGAATCGTGACCTGGTGTGCGTGCGTGAGAGGGACAAGGAAAGCGCCTTTTGGAGGCCACATGCAGCAGCAAGCAACGCAGAGCTCGTTGATACGGCGGGAATGCAAGGGGCAGCCGGCCAGCAGAGAAAAGTGTCCTGACAGCCCAGAAATAAAGGAAGGCTGATAGGCTCGGTTTGGACCTTTGACAGAGCAGAAAGATGCCTGGTCTCGTCTAGTTGCCTGCTGCGTTCTTTTCCGCCAAAAGATCTCCCAACTGCCAAAACAAAACGGCAGGAAGAGTAAATTTATAAACAAGGGAGCAAACAAAAGGTTTGCTTGTGTTCTGCATATTCTTAATCCAAGGGGCCTCGCCGCATCTTCTTAGCATGTGTTTGGTTtcataataacgtgggttaagttAGAGTCGACCCATTTTTCTGGTTTGGTCGGACTCGTTTTTTTGTTTCTTGTTTAGTTTCAGTAACAGGTTGAACCTAGTTTCTTCTTTGATTACACGGTTAAAGCGGGTTGGAGCTGCACCATCTCTTGTTTTTTTCGTGATGAGGGGTGAATTGGATATGGTCATCTTTCTGGTCATATTACCACACTCAGGATGATATCTTCAATTCAATAAGATAACAACACTCAAAATAAATGAAACCGACACAATTTTAATATTTGAGAAATCCATACGCACACGATATAAATAAATTAAAGCTATTATTAACCAAGTCATAAGTTTTTAGTGATGAGGTCTCACCGTTATATTTCAGTCATAATTAAAAGAACATCCCAACATCATCAAGATGCATTTCAGTGATGTAACATTCCCCGTGACTAGCAGGCTTGACTAGGCGATGACGAGCACTGACCTTTACCTGTTCGACGACAACACTAGCAAGCAAGGCTCGTAGGTTGTGCCTACTGGAGAACACGCCGGCATCGGAGGGCAGGCAAGTGGGGAACTGATGGTGGGAGGTGTGGCAAGCCGTTGGGGGAGTCTGACGGCGCTGACGGAGGCCAGCACACTGGAGGGCATGCCAGTGGGGGACTGACGATGGGATGCAGACGGGGGATTAACATCGGAGGGTAGGCCAACGGGGGTCCTTGTCCCAGCAGGCCGGCAGTCGCGGCGCACCCATGTGCTGGTCTCGAGTGGATAAGACATGGGTGATAGGAGGGTGGAGAGGAAGTGGGTCGAAATGGTTCGTTTTTTTTTTTGAGGAATCAGTAGAACCAGCATTTTTCAAGAAATATTTCGACCCAGAACCAACCTAACCCGTAAGCCTTTTTAACCAAACACGGGTTGTTGTGGGTTGAACCCGTTCAAACCCGCATCAACCCACTAACCAAATACACGCTTATTATCTGCGGATGAATGTACGGAGACAAAGGCctactctcttctcttcttcctaGAACTAGAACTAGAATGACGAGTAAAATGTATTAGCCATCCTTAAATTTGATATGTCGTGCCACTTAGATCTTGAGCTCAGATTACTCTTAAAACGGGTCTTCTAACTTAGTCGGGTCATACAAAACCGTCTAAATCTGGGTTTGCTTCGTGGTATTTAAATTTTGACCTAAAACACTTTATCTTTTCAATTTCCAAAACATcctttttaataccattttctttctctttttttcaCTGCATCTCTATCTCTGTCCTTATCTTCGGAGCTAGGGAGTACTGTTGTCACCACGCTTCCAGTCCTTCACCCCGTTACAGTATTTTATCCAGTAAAGAAGCAAAGGTGGAGAAAGAGCCATGAAAACGAGCGCTGCTAGCTCACGTTCCTCTGTGCGCTGGCCGGTGCGCTCCATTTGGAATCCGAGCTCCCCCACATTGACCGCCTCCGTACCAGCGACAGCCTTTCCTTCAatcatccactgccaactcaattTTCTTGTGGAGGCCGGGCCCCCATCACCCGATTCATCCCTGCCACTTTGCATTTCAGGTTTCAGCTCACCTCTCGCGTTCCTTCTTTCTCCCTCCCGCTCACCGCCAGCGCCACCATGCCCACCGAGCCACCCATTGCTCTCGCCGCACTAAACTCTCCGCCGTAGCCATCGCCCTTTTGGCAGAACCATGTGTAATTACAACTGAAGACGCTAGTATGAGCCAAGAACTACAGGGGAGGTCGGCGGACCCGATGGCGGCCGATCACGCGCTGCCATTGGCGTCATCAGCGCCGTCCTGGCCGGTCTCGACGCACCCCTCCGCCgcttccgccgccgccgccgcggtctACTACTTCGGCCTTTCTTTCGCTCTAGCGCAGGGGAGAGCTTCCGGCGGGTTCGATCTTGGTGGCGCGAGGCGGCGGGGGTGCCGGTGGTCGCGGGCCATGGAGCTGGCGCTGCAGGAGAAGGTAGCCGCGCTTGAGCGCCAGGTCGCGGAGCTCCGCTGTCGGCGGGCCGAGGACGCCAGGGCCAACGAGAAGGTGGCGGGAATTTTCGCGTCCCACGAACAGCGGTGGTTCGCCGAGCGCAAGTCCCTGCGCCGGCAGGTGCACGCCGTCGTCGCCGCTGCGCGCGCGCGCGAGGCCAAGCGCGAGGAGGAGACCGCGGAGCTCAGGCGCCAGCTGGAGGAGCAGCGGGACACAGTGGCGCTCAAGGACAGGGCCCTGGAGCAGGAGGTGCAGAGGCGGCAAGGCGCGGAGGAGCGACTACGAGCCGCGGAGAAGGCGGAGGAGGAGCTGCGGGAGCGCGCCGGCAAGGAGGCGATGGAGCACGCCGCGGAGGTGCGGAAGCACAAGGCGGCGTTCGTGGAGCTCGTGTCCGCGCAGCGGCAGCTGGAGGCGGACCTGGCCCGCGCCGCGCGCCTCGCGGACACGGCGGAGGCCGAGCTCCGGGCCGCGCTGGAGCGCCGCGACGAGGCGGCCTCCACGGCCGCCGACCTCTCCGCCGAGGCCGCACGCCTGCGGCGGGACGCCGACCACAAGGACAAGATCCTCTCGGCGATGCTGCGCAAGTCCAAGATCGACATGGAGGACAGGGAGATGCTGGTGCGGGAGGTCAAGATGTGCAAGGCCAGACGGAAGCAGGCGGAGCTGGAGGCCGACCGGTGGCGCAAGATGTGGGAGTCCCGTGGCCACCGCCGGGGCTCCTCCAGATCGTCGGCGCGGGGCGTGGCCGACCTGCCGGCCGGGAGCTCAGACAAGCTGCTGGCCACCGACGCCGCCGTGGCGTGCGCCACCAATGAAACTAAGATATTGTTCGTGGACCACGCGGAGGGCGACGCCAAGAAGGACCACCGGAAGACGCCGGCGAAGGAACTGAACGCCATTGAATGCGTCGACCGCTATGCTAGCCATGTCGTCGACGACAAGCCCGGTATGTCCACCTGCTCTGTCTTGTACTCCacttgctcctgctcctgctcctgcctcCTGCTTTGTCCTGTACTCCACTTGCTCCTGCTCCTGCCTCCTGCTCACAAAATGTTACTACAAGTGTACTAATTAATCTGGTTAGCATATGCTGCCAGGATTATTGGTAGAAAAAGTTTTGTTTTTTAATGTGTTCTAACAAGTCCTATTTGAGTACTAAATACAGCGAATCCGTCTTAGGAGATGTGATTTAGAAATGGTGAATATCAAAGAGCAGTGTTTAAGAGTACTTGTGACTAGGCTGTGCTTCTTTCTTTGTACACGTCATGCAGCTGTGGAGGAATACCAAGGCCTGCAGGAGTGGTTCCAGATGGAGACGGAGAAGTACACGGCTCTGATACAACACCGGCACACGGCGGAGATCGAGGCGTTCACGGAGCAGCTCCGGCTCAAGGACGAGAAGTTGGAGGCGTTCCGGTGGCGCGCGGTGAGCATGGACGTCGAGGCGGCGCGTCTCCGGAGCCGGATCCACGAGCTGGAGGGCCGTCTAGCGCGGCACGAGAAGCACAGCGCCGCGCTGGAGGCCCTGCTCCAGGACAGGGAAAGCGAGAACAGAGCACTCGAGGAGCAGCTGGAGACGCTCCAAGCGCAGGCGCTTGGTGTGGAGATCTGCACGCCGGCCCGTGGCAGTGGCCAAGACGACGGGCTCGACGACCAGTGCATCGCGTGTTCGCCCGTGGATGCCGTCCAGAGAACAATGTCATCCGGAAGCTCGCGGCACCAAGAGGGCGCCGAGGTCAGCAAGTATGAGACGAAGCTGGACGAGCTAGTCACCCTCTCCCCAGAAGATCACAAGGAGGATGCAACAGAGGCGCTTGTAGTCTCGGTCGGGGATCTCGCGTGCGCCGTCGCCGCGGCAGCAACGTCCGTGGAACACGAGCGAAGACATGATGCCCCGGCGAGCCGGCAGTCTTTCAGGTCTGAgatcgaggaggaggaggaggtgtacaCCGAGCCGGGCAATGCACACACGACAGGTAGCTCCCAAGAGGCGACGTCTGAGCTCGCGCTCGTGGTCGTGCCGCCTGGGCACAAGAGCTCTGCTTGGAAGACGGACATCCACGCCCTAGCCGTGTCGTACAAGATCAAGAGGCTGAAGCAGCAGCTGCTTGTGCTGGAGAGGCTGGCCAACGAATGCAAGGATGAGGAAGCCGCGGCGACGAAGCCGTCAGGGAGTGAAGCCagctgcagcggcggcggcggcagcaggcagCAGCCGAGGTCGAGGTACCACACGATGATGTCGTTCCTCAGCAAGCACGTCAGGCGGTACCAGTCCCTCGACGACAAGATCGACGACCTCTGCGCTAGAATGGTACGGGGAGCGGATGCGAATACTATCCATTCCACCATGGAAAGCATTCCCGGATGATGCGTTGATGTGTCTGTCACTCTGTCTCATCTCATGCCATGCAGGAGGAGAGCAAGAGGAGCGCGGGGCGGGGCGCGGGAGAGGAGAGCCAGAGCCAGAGCGCGGCGCTGGGCCAGTTCCTGGAGGAGACGTTCCAGCTGCAGCGATTCATGGTGGCCACGGGGCAGAAGCTGCTGGAGACGCAGTCCAGGATCGCGGCTGGCCTCGCGCGCGATCGCTGCTGCTGTGGCGACGGAGAAGACGGCGTGGATATGAAGAGGCTCATGGAGGTGGCTGGGGCGCTGCTGAGGGACGTGCAGCGAGGGCTGGAGGTGCGGATCGCGCGGATCATCGGCGACCTCGAGGGCACGCTCACCTTCCACGGCATCCTCCGAAGCACGCGctgatatatatacacacacgcaCAGGCACACACACCCGACGCTGTCCTCCAGACACAGTAAGGCCCCCTTTGGGAGGGCTCCTGGACGGCTCCGGCTCTAGCTCTTTGCTGGAGCCCTCCCAAACGCAGCGTCCAAAAACAGCTCCGGAGGAGGAGCTGGAGCCAGGAAACGGGCAGGAGCCGGAGCCGGAAATTTTGGCTCTGCACGGCTCCGTTCGACACTTCGCGTAGTCTGTTCATCTACCAAGTTTCTTTAGTGTAGTTAGCAAGTAGTTTGAATGCAGTTTGAACTCCGTATCAAATATTTCCATAAAATATTTTTTATTCCATAAAATATTTTTTCAGCATAATCCTTTGTCTCAtacataaaataaaaaaatatacaaGAAGCCGTTTTGCCAAACGATTTTTAAAAAAAGACACGGCTCCTGCAGAGGAGCTCGTCTTTCAGAGAAGCCGGAGCCAGAGCTATTTTCAGAGAAGCCAGAGCCCTCCCAAACAAGGCCTAAACGTTCTAACGCCAATGTTAGTAGTATTAATCAGATACTGTACTAGTACCACTTTTTGGACTTCATGCTCTAAGAGATGGCTTAGGCTGCGTTCGTTTGTTCAGGATTGGGGGCAGGAACGGTTCCAGGTGATCAAAGCCTATACAAATTACATAAGTATTCCTGGTTGGATTGATTCTAGGTCACAATTCCGGAACAAACGAACACACCCTTAACAAATATAGTTTACACAAAGGGGCAAAACATCCCATCATCGACTTTGTATGAGAGTATATATGTCCACCGAACCTGATTTGCTTCTAACCCAAATACACCTCCATACATGCATCTAAACTACCCTCTTCCGTAATTAATAGATTACCTAAATGACCATGAGTTACTGCACACTCAAGACTGATTTGATGGACATGTagctaggggtgaaaacgggcggatacggacggatagtagttcatcctgtatcctaccctaatgtatttaaaacggattcggaatcggatacggatagttagaaacgggacggatacggatacagggaccggatatttatccgggcggataagtgacggatacggatattatttgatcgaatatcggatacttgtcggataatgcattaattggttatcataaaatattcttgttcgaccacgaaattgcaagtaaattaatactaataaacatttaatagaagataatctcaagttcccacataaaaatagtaaagtgaagtattgattatgttgaaacttggatacttagagtgatttcacgtgtaactcacgtaataagtggaaataaaatagaaaaaaaacgttgacatcctgtggattttatggtcccatTATTTTTTATGACTATATGTGGCCATATGTAGCATGAGGGGATTCATGGTGAGGAATTTCATtcctattcaattttaaataacaAGAAGATTCATCACCATATATCCCCTCGTGATCCCTatccacccctcaacaaaataagGTACATCGAGTGTTCTTCAAACGTATTTAATAACAGCTCCCAAGATGATTTTCATGCCTTCGAAAGAAAACCGGTAGCAATCAACAAAACCCGGTAACCTAGAAGCATCTAATCGAGATTGCA
Encoded here:
- the LOC103651620 gene encoding kinesin-like protein K39; protein product: MSQELQGRSADPMAADHALPLASSAPSWPVSTHPSAASAAAAAVYYFGLSFALAQGRASGGFDLGGARRRGCRWSRAMELALQEKVAALERQVAELRCRRAEDARANEKVAGIFASHEQRWFAERKSLRRQVHAVVAAARAREAKREEETAELRRQLEEQRDTVALKDRALEQEVQRRQGAEERLRAAEKAEEELRERAGKEAMEHAAEVRKHKAAFVELVSAQRQLEADLARAARLADTAEAELRAALERRDEAASTAADLSAEAARLRRDADHKDKILSAMLRKSKIDMEDREMLVREVKMCKARRKQAELEADRWRKMWESRGHRRGSSRSSARGVADLPAGSSDKLLATDAAVACATNETKILFVDHAEGDAKKDHRKTPAKELNAIECVDRYASHVVDDKPAVEEYQGLQEWFQMETEKYTALIQHRHTAEIEAFTEQLRLKDEKLEAFRWRAVSMDVEAARLRSRIHELEGRLARHEKHSAALEALLQDRESENRALEEQLETLQAQALGVEICTPARGSGQDDGLDDQCIACSPVDAVQRTMSSGSSRHQEGAEVSKYETKLDELVTLSPEDHKEDATEALVVSVGDLACAVAAAATSVEHERRHDAPASRQSFRSEIEEEEEVYTEPGNAHTTGSSQEATSELALVVVPPGHKSSAWKTDIHALAVSYKIKRLKQQLLVLERLANECKDEEAAATKPSGSEASCSGGGGSRQQPRSRYHTMMSFLSKHVRRYQSLDDKIDDLCARMEESKRSAGRGAGEESQSQSAALGQFLEETFQLQRFMVATGQKLLETQSRIAAGLARDRCCCGDGEDGVDMKRLMEVAGALLRDVQRGLEVRIARIIGDLEGTLTFHGILRSTR